Sequence from the Aquila chrysaetos chrysaetos chromosome 23, bAquChr1.4, whole genome shotgun sequence genome:
actaaatCTGGGACTAATCCACCCAAAGGCTTAGATTTAAAACAAGAAGACCTGCCTTTTAGTCTGCACACTAGAGAACTGCcctctgtatttgaaaaaatatcttttatatCATCTGTGTATTGATTTCTAGGGCACTTACCCTTCAGCAAAATTGGTCAATTCTATCATTGCTTGTCTCTAAACAGATTCAGAAGGATTCAAAAAGTCAGCTCAGTCATAATGACTGCTAGAAcaatttgtttctgattttaaaaatgaaaggaaaagtcaCGCACATTGTGTTGCAGGAGTTCCTGCCTCAGAGAAGATTGCAGAAAAAGATTTGAAGAACATGGAGAAATACCAAGCCAAGATTACACAAGCTGGCAACAGCAAGTGTGTTGATCCAGCTGTGATTGCTGGTATTATCTCTCGAGAGTCGCATGCTGGGACAGTGCTGAAGGATGGCTGGGGTGACCATGGAAATGCATTTGGTTTAATGCAGGTATGGTCAACCTTCTTAAAAACACAAACCTCATCCTTCTTTTGAAGCAGAAAGTCAGAAGAGTAGCAAGGTCCCCATTGAAAGGCCGACCCCTAAACCTTTTCAGCCAACTCTTTGGCCAGAATAAAGCCAACACTAACCCAGCTGTCAGCTCCCGGCACCAGGGAAGGACTCCGGTGAGTGTCACAGCATGAGCAGGCTGGTTTTGCACTGTGAAACCGCTGCTTGCTTCCCAGCACGCTCTTGGGAATGAAGAGATTAGTTATTCCTATTTCATACTTTAGATAATAAATCTtgtttcaaaaagcattttttttttaactaagcaCAGAGGCCTGTAGGCTGCAGCTACATACAGTCAGGTTAATTAGCATTTATGCACCACAGGGGCCTGGCTAGTGGGGGATCTTGCTTCATTATTCATGCCTACATTCACGTCTCACTTGTTTGCCAAGTTGTACGCTTATCCATACAATCCCTAAACATTTGCTGCATGCATTGGGATCCGCTTTTGTAACAGCTCCAGCCCCCTCAGACTTGCGCTTTACTACCCCATGGAGAAGAGGTAgaggtggaggagaaggagaagaaggagagcAGAACTGGGGCAGAGATCGAGGGGAGATCCCTAGAAAAAAACCGGGGTTTTCCCACCCTTgatgcagctggggaggagaggggcagtCACCTTACAGCTGGAAAAGCTTGAACAGCAGTAAGCCCACTTTCTGCACCCTGTCAccttcacagcagcagcagctgtgttgGGTTTTTAAGGCTCTGACAGACAAGGAGGTGGGGCACGCATTCCTCTTCAGTGCCCCGATAGTCTGCTATTCACACATCTGCGAGCTTTGCCTGCGCTTTGAGCTGAGCTTGCTTCCTCTCTATACAATTACAAAAGAGGTAAACCATGAGATTAAAGatcaaaatgaataaaaccagCCTGTAAGCAATGAAGAGCTCTGGATAAATAGCGGGGTTTCTGGTTTGCTGATACTGCTGTCTCACTTTCAGGTTGACAAACGGTACCATAAGATTGTTGGGTCATGGGACAGCGAAGAGCACTTAGCACAAGGCACAGAGATTTTATGTGGGATGATAAAGGAAATCCAGAGGAAATTCCCAAGTTGGACAAAGGAACAGCAGCTCAAAGGTAGAGTTTTGTCAGCTTTAAAACACTTCACACATATATGTCAAACGCAATAACGCTGTGAAACCGAGCACTTCAGAAAATTGAACACATTCCAGTCCCTCTATTTGTTTTATTGAGGCATGGAATAATATTCCTTAATACTCACTGAAAGGAATACAGGAATAAGAGTTGGTTAGCTTTCTAGCAGGCTTTTGGAAAACTTGGCAAAtataatgacatttttcagttgCAAGGAGTAAGGGtgggtttttcccctcctccgtttcatttgttttgtgtttctatACCCACCTACAAAAAGCTACTATCCTGGCAACTCTGAAGAAGGAACACgttgattttgaaaatgtatggTCCTCTCTGGAGGAAACATGGTTGTATTTTTGAGCACCGATTACAACTGAAGCAGTCGTGGTTGGGTCCCTTTATTCTAACTACAACACAAATATGCCTGAGGTTATTAATGTGGGTAGGCATGAAGGAATGCGCACAAAAGGAAACAGTCATACAACTGAAGATGTTAACATTAGCAAAATACAGCACGGGGACAATGATCACCAAGTCCGGCTGTAAAGGAGGAAATTATGATTTCTTCACaaagttaaaacagaaaaggaacacCTCAGTGACAAAAATAGCTGGAAATGGTAATACTATGGCCAACAGTACTCGTGAAAAGAGAGCTACAAACTAAAGCAATGCATTtaaattgtgatttttatttgcttatttactGATGAAGTATCACCTCTGTTTATGTGTGTCTTTCACTCGCATTTCAGGTGGGATCTCAGCCTATAATGCGGGAGCTAACAACGTCCAGAGCTATGATAGAATGGATATTGGCACAACCCACAATGACTATGCCAATGATGTGGTTGCAAGAGCCAAGTTTTATAAGAGAAATGGATACTGAGATACCCGAGTGATGATTAGATTTGAGTCACTGGCTGTGTACTTtgcttctaattaaaaaaattctggattTCTCCCCCAGAAAGAGTAAGAACGGGGGAGGGCAATGAAGCCAGAAACTAGTGCAAgctttcaatgtttttttttcagctaaggctaaaaaaattactttgagagATAACACTGCTAATAATCCAAACTGCAACCTAtcttttgccatttattttttatgtcacTTCACGAGAATATTCTAGTAGAGTCTTCATCTGTGCTTGCAGTTTCTCAAAGCAGCAGATTAATGCTGCAAGAAAGTTGTAACACTGCTTAACAAGATTTTATCTGCCTTAGATTTTTATCTGTCAATACATATGTCTAACAGCAGTACAAAATTGGTTTTTAACAACTTGCAATTTTGGAATTGAGCATTTGCAATAAATATTGCATATGTTTAATCTACTGGAAGAGTGTATCACAGTGTATCACATCCTTTCAGAATACTTGCTCTTAACTTTGGTGGTCTGACCCCAAAGTGGCTGTTTATTGTGACAAGAGGGAAAATACTAAGCTatccttgacttttttttgccCTTCAAACTACATTTTAAGCCTTTACAGTTGCAACAATCTGTAAAACTCAAGCTGCTGTAATGAATACTTCTATTGAAGCTATATATTATCTTCAATGCAGGGTCTGGAGTAAGAATATGCACATTCCATCATGTTTTTAAAGTGGCATGTAGTTTGTAAAATCTGATGCAAGTTCATGCACAATAAACAGATCCTTTTAATCAATCACATAGTAAAGCTTTTGGGGAACCTTAGCTTCAGAGTTGTTGGGTCCATTCAGCCATTTCAAGACACACGGGAGAAAAGCAAGTAGTTTAAAGTGGTTTAAAAGAACCCTCAAGTGTTATCACTAGGGGCTAAAGGAGAAATAACAAAGAGCACAggggggttggttggttgttttaaATATGGTGCATTTTTTTATAGCTAGTATTTTGTACCTGTGATTAAATATATCCTGATGCTATTATTAGAATTGTATTGATCTACTCACACGACAGTATTAATTACCAGATCTGAAACAGTAAGTGAACCTGCAACAGAACaatagcacagaaataaatttattctcAAAACAGTACATTTCCACATTGCTACCACGTATTGGGCCAAAGATTTGTTTGAATATACTTTAAATGCTACCGCAGGTAGACACAACAAATGGTTCCTCCCCAAGAAGCAAGCTCAACATGAGCCAGAAAAGGCAGCTAAGGGTACCCCGGGCTGTATGACCAGAAGCACAGCTTGACCGAGGGAAGGGATTACACGCCTCTACTAAGCACTTGTTAGACCACATCTAGAGTAGTGTCGTTTTGGGCCCCCTGACCCAGGAAAGGCCAATTAAGTAGAGCAGAGAGCCACCAAggtggctggggctggagcacttgccccATGAGAAGGGACAGCTTCAGGTGGACCTAACAGCAGCCTCACAGTACCTACCTGTGAGGGATAACTgaggagatggagccaggctggcTCCTCCTGGTAGTGCAAAGGGGGAAGAGAAGTGACAACAGGcataaactgaaagaggagagaggtTGAGATGGGATACAAGACTGTATTCTACATAAAACTGTTCCCCGTGAGGACAGCCcggcagcagagcaggctgcccagagaggctgacCTGTCCCTGTCctcagaggttttcaagacccagcTGAACaaagtcctgagcaacctggtctgacctcagcGCTGGCCTTGCattgagcaggaggttggactagagacctgTAAGGTaccttccaacctgaattttGCTATCGTCTTAAGGCAGCCTGTTTGTTCCCTGGCAGCGTCTCTTACCTGTGCTTCATGAAGATTTACATGAAGCATTTACAATGCTGCATTAATGAAAGTATGTGGACACACACTGTGTTTGTGCACCCTGTTGGTTCAGGTCTTAGACCTGAGAGCAAATCTTTAGAGAACGTATGCCTACACAGAGAAGGTTTAGGATAGCGGATTGACTGTATGACAGTTGTGACCTTGGAGGAAATACAATTTCAGAAACATCCAAACTTACACGTAttaaagattttaagaaaagacaaattcctttttcattaaaactgccAGCTTTTCCATTAAAGACAGCTGTAAACAGCTCTTGTAGCTAAATCTTACCCAGAAATAACAGATACTATCTAAAGCATTTTCCATTCTCTGTATTTGGGGAGTAGTTGTCAGCTCTGCTCTAAGTTAGGTAGTTTATCACACACTTTTAAGTTATGCACAGTACCAAGCAAGCTTGTTCATTAACACATTCTTTCCAGTTTACACTGCAGTACTTTCGAAGGTTGTAGCATCTGTATAGTGTAATGAATAGAAGATCCATATTCACATACATACTGTCTATGACAGAACCGGCAGCACTCCCTGTGTTCGAGATTCACCAGGCTGTAGTGCTGTGGACACAAATCCTGAACGTGCTTGATAAGGCTGAGTGATCCTGGCTATGGTGCTCCGGGCCACCAATCCTGGTACTAGTCTTGTATTGGCTATCCCTCAGCAACAAGACCCACTTGCCTAATTTTCTGGGCCCTAGTACTTGTGCCATCCTTTTAAGCATGCCCTATAGCTTAGATGCACTACACACGTCCTTCAAAAGGGCTGAAATTTCAGCTTGTCCTGAGTACCTCCCTGTAGGAACATGATCAACACCACAGAGAGACTGCAGTTAAACACACTGCAGTGCAAGATGCTGTGCGGATactggaaggaaggaggaagggaagaaaagcaagattcATTTATCTGCTTCACTTTTTCCTTGCTATTCTACATACTTCAGACTGACACCAGTATTTTCTGTGTCCTTCCCACTACAGCCTGCAGCTTGTTGAGAAAATTGAGTTTTTTCAGCCCAATTTTGCGTTTCTGCCTTCAGCCTGTCTGAAGGAACCATTACACTCTTCACTGCCACTACCACAGCCtatccttctttttcctctgcacaCAGTGCTTCCAGCTTTTATGTCCCTCTACTGTTATCTCTATTCCTTTGAACTCCTACTGGTGTTTACTCTTCTCTGCAAGCATGCAGAAAGGATAAACACTCATTTTCAGCCACTGTATCCCTCTGATCATCTCACAACATAGAGTCATTAACTCCTCTACAGCGTGTCTAGTGTGGGAGAGGCTCACACTGTGGTAAACTATGGAATTTATGCTCACGGGAATGAAAACTACTTTATCATTTGATACAGCAGCAGCTTCCTAACTTTGGCCACAATtcttaaaactgtaaataaaaatatgcacacACTGCTATTCAAGATCTTTCAGTAAAAGgtattattttataaacttGCAGCTCGTAATTACTAACTTGCATTAAAGAGGTATGCTTCAGGGTCTCCAGATTTCTAAAgtttgcaattttaaaacaggaaaagcatcaACTTTCACACAGACTGCAGCTCTTAGGCTATTACTATTAAACATTTAGGATCAAGAAATACGTATGAAGCGAGATAGCatgtttcctgaaaaacaaattatacaACCTACCAAGATGTGAATCACTCCTTCTGTTATTCCCAAATGGAGTTCAGGTACTTTTTAAGCTACAGAGGAGGCCAGACTGTTTGCTAAGGAACAAGCGTGAGATCTGGATGACCGAGGTAAGTCACCCAAATGCCTGCCTCAATCAAACGACACTCTTGGTGGATAGCCAGTCAACTCTCGTGTAACTGGTAAACAGAGAGCTTTTCAGTTCCAGTTCCTTCCTTTGCGCAGTGAAGGTGACATCATGCGCCACCATTGTAAACCTTTACTGTTACCTGGGAAACGTCCTCACCATCATTAGTTAGATCTAGTCTACTTACTTCTCTGCTTATCTGACTTTTATAAAGTTTTCCAATAGCTAGCCATAAACTGCAGTAACGTAGccacaaaattaaaacacaaggACAGAAAGCCTatcattaatttaatatttcaggcAAACATTATCAACactgaattttatatttgtacACACATAATCCTTCTTTAAGTATCAGTGTCACCTCCACCACTCACACCAGACACAGTAAGAAGTTTACATTTCATAGACAAACTCTTAACTTGGgagttaaattatttattttataaagtatAAATCCAACCAGCACACCTTAtgacttaatttctttctgctccaCAGGTTTCAGATGCCGTTTAATGACAAGCTCTCCCTTGCTCGTAAGAAAGGTGTCTgacatttcctcttctgttgGCAACCCATAAGGTAGTTTCAGTGGCTGTATTCTACAGGCAAAAGAGTTTGCTTAGTGAAGTCCTATGACTAGAAGAGAGTTACATTAAGtattccaaattaaaaaaaaaagttaacaaacCTTATCAGGTGTTTAACAACTTTCAGCCTGGAATTCACAGAAGGGATATTTTTGTGCAGTCTTGGCTGATGCGCCTATATAAAGGATAGAATAGATTTTACAAATGCATTGCCAAACCCCAAATCTCTGTTCACTGAACTTCTCACACTATCAGTAAAACTACAAACCGTATTTGCAAATATAAGatttagagaaataaattatgcatcaagaacatacataaaaatacaaaatcaaaacTTGATCAAACTCTTGATTCCAGTAAAATGACAAATCCAGATTTATTCCCATTATATTAtcaatatatacatatatctttcaactattaaaaatactgtaagcGTAAATACAGTAGTTTAGGAGTAAGACTGCTTGCTTCAGTTAGATCTCAAATTGATCAAGCAAACATTGTTTCTCTGTAATATAACACTGACTAGACAAATTTTTGCACAACATGCAATTGGCCTGAAAAATTTGGATATAACATCTTTGACACAAACTCTTAAGAGTCTGTTTGAAAATTTATCATCCCTTTTGGATTTGGAAGCGTTTTCAATAATAAATGAGTCTTATTTGCCTACCTGCAATATCTGAATAATATGACCCACAGCGAAAATTGAACTCAATGAATttacaaatctatttttattattttagcagaATTCTCAAGGTAAGGTTCTCCT
This genomic interval carries:
- the LOC115334657 gene encoding lysozyme g-like, with amino-acid sequence LTGISFFKSSLCLCCRAETLLCLGGHTRSCQAFLFPVIAVTCGKSTESAALTRHQQIKSPFASTKCGEKVGRHPAANMSGCLERYGNILNVDTTGASEATAKPEGLSYAGVPASEKIAEKDLKNMEKYQAKITQAGNSKCVDPAVIAGIISRESHAGTVLKDGWGDHGNAFGLMQVDKRYHKIVGSWDSEEHLAQGTEILCGMIKEIQRKFPSWTKEQQLKGGISAYNAGANNVQSYDRMDIGTTHNDYANDVVARAKFYKRNGY